From one Dermacentor variabilis isolate Ectoservices chromosome 3, ASM5094787v1, whole genome shotgun sequence genomic stretch:
- the LOC142574860 gene encoding uncharacterized protein LOC142574860, with amino-acid sequence MVHDRLTTYLEDSRLMTDTMFGYRQLLSAQDTLLQLKEGLLVYLERHKKVSIITIDVQGAFSNLKHEVILQNLQGTKCGIRTYQYGHDFLKGRTATVGIGNIRSDMVRNAQQRNSTRVSHFTFGV; translated from the coding sequence ATGGTTCACGATCGCCTCACCACATACCTCGAAGATTCAAGACTCATGACTGACACAATGTTTGGCTACCGACAGCTCCTCTCAGCACAAGATACActactacagctcaaggaagGCCTTTTGGTCTACCTAGAACGCCACAAAAAGGTCTCTATTATAACAATAGATGTACAAGGAGCCTTCAGTAATCTCAAGCATGAAGTAATTCTCCAGAACCTCCAAGGCACCAAATGCGGAATCCGGACCTACCAATACGGACACGACTTCCTCAAAGGTCGCACGGCTACGGTGGGTATTGGCAACATCCGAAGCGACATGGTTCGAAAtgcccaacaaaggaactccacaagggtcagtcatttcacctttgGTGTTTAA
- the LOC142574859 gene encoding sulfotransferase 2A8-like — protein MPGRKPYRQVIDGVPRCPLAVPAVFRKSLSFRAAKGDVVQSTYPKSGTHWVQYITQLIVNGGKPISSYGEFTRNHRAIEYVETDSWESPLPVRLFVTHHPLSRETMNKEAKYIYIARNPWDVCVSQFRMTTDLSYFHFEDGTFEEFFESFIEGDLGFGSYFDHVASAYAIKDDPNFFFVTYEELKKDTRGTVMRLASFLGERYERALLENSQTLLNILEWSKPEHMRNVIVFNHKESETPEWNDLFAKINITSKEGYGGDKTKYAVVKEAKVGSWKEYFTPYLLARLEKKIQEEGDKACFMKMWEDIRKEALKLSRGSSEHHDFSLP, from the coding sequence ATGCCAGGTCGCAAGCCCTACCGTCAAGTCATCGACGGTGTACCGAGGTGCCCTCTGGCCGTTCCAGCAGTATTTCGTAAAAGTCTCTCCTTCCGCGCTGCGAAGGGTGACGTCGTGCAGAGCACCTACCCCAAAAGTGGGACCCATTGGGTTCAGTACATAACGCAGTTAATCGTTAACGGAGGAAAACCCATCAGCTCCTACGGCGAGTTCACCCGCAACCACCGGGCAATCGAGTATGTGGAGACTGATAGCTGGGAGTCGCCTCTACCTGTGAGACTGTTTGTGACGCACCATCCACTCAGCCGAGAGACTATGAACAAGGAGGCCAAGTACATCTACATCGCTCGAAACCCATGGGACGTCTGCGTCTCGCAGTTTCGCATGACCACAGACCTAAGCTACTTCCATTTCGAGGACGGCACATTCGAAGAGTTCTTTGAATCTTTCATCGAGGGAGACTTGGGCTTTGGGAGCTACTTTGACCACGTGGCGTCAGCGTACGCCATCAAAGACGACCCAAACTTCTTCTTCGTCACTTACGAAGAGCTCAAGAAGGACACTAGAGGCACAGTTATGAGACTGGCTAGCTTTTTGGGTGAGAGATACGAGAGAGCCCTGCTTGAAAACTCGCAAACGCTACTGAATATCCTTGAATGGTCCAAACCAGAACACATGAGGAATGTCATCGTGTTTAATCACAAAGAAAGTGAGACACCGGAATGGAACGATCTATTTGCTAAGATTAATATTACGAGCAAAGAAGGCTACGGTGGAGACAAAACAAAGTACGCTGTGGTAAAAGAAGCCAAAGTGGGAAGCTGGAAGGAATACTTCACGCCTTACCTGCTTGCCCGTTTggagaagaaaatacaggaagaAGGAGACAAGGCatgttttatgaagatgtggGAAGACATTCGAAAGGAAGCGCTCAAGTTATCCCGCGGGTCTTCCGAGCATCATGACTTTTCGTTACCTTAA